One region of Cydia pomonella isolate Wapato2018A chromosome 25, ilCydPomo1, whole genome shotgun sequence genomic DNA includes:
- the LOC133531803 gene encoding gastrula zinc finger protein XlCGF57.1-like isoform X1, translating into MMEELHSCSCCLVRPPEKGLRTMYNHLGKTEIYYDMLRDCFNINLGMGNDECGICEVCVGRLRDASDFKHQVQRSQAKLQARLKGVITASNKLKIKLEKASGVETIVGDIKVEKSEVEMADGEIVSVSVAIQEIPQAPSAEPVVKTNPSSAPNPSFVNLDSAESDPASTQPKEHTCDICQKTFDNPNAKSKLVIHRRSHTGEKPYACNVCDKRFIQKSHLNTHYALHMGKFKFSCEVCNARFLHKNQWIVHMRIHTGERPYACDMCNKKYRHKSHLTFHKKSHFESDPVDKKYGCDVCGKRFALQGNLFKHKEMHDEKEKEEKGKQDDPKPYECDICHKRFALKGVLKNHREIHTNETPFECETCHKKFRVKKYLEVHVKVHENTKQHACEICGQQFTHRSSFKRHIKIHTGEKRFSCEICHKRFGRTTILRDHMLIHSGLKLHSCKVCNKQFRQKNALDVHVRRLHTDERPYPCDICKKGFAELSALKFHYRTHTGEKPYVCEICKMKFIRPEGVRKHLIRVHKEKPNKFVVIK; encoded by the exons ATGATGGAAGAGCTGCACTCATGTAGCTGCTGTCTGGTACGGCCGCCGGAGAAGGGCCTGAGGACTATGTACAATCATCTCGGCAAAACAGAGATATATTATGACATGCTGAGAGACTGCTTCAATATAAAT CTAGGCATGGGAAATGACGAGTGTGGTATCTGCGAGGTGTGCGTGGGACGGCTGCGGGACGCGAGCGACTTCAAGCACCAAGTGCAGCGCAGCCAGGCCAAGCTGCAAGCGCGGCTTAAGGGAGTGATCACTGCTA GTAACAAGTTAAAAATCAAGTTGGAAAAAGCTTCTGGAGTAGAAACAATTGTAG GTGATATCAAGGTAGAGAAGTCTGAGGTCGAGATGGCAGATGGCGAGATCGTGTCAG TTTCAGTGGCCATACAAGAGATACCGCAAGCGCCTTCAGCGGAACCAGTTGTTAAGACCAATCCTAGTTCTGCACCTAATCCGTCCTTCGTCAACCTCGACAGTGCCGAGTCGGATCCGGCTTCTACTCAACCTAAAGAACACACATGCGACATATGTCAAAAAACGTTCGACAACCCCAACGCCAAGTCCAAACTCGTAATCCATCGCCGCTCCCACACAGGGGAGAAGCCCTACGCTTGCAACGTATGCGACAAAAGATTCATACAAAAAAGCCACTTAAATACTCATTACGCACTTCACATGGGAAAGTTCAAATTCTCCTGCGAAGTATGTAACGCGCGATTTCTACATAAAAACCAATGGATCGTACATATGCGGATACATACTGGTGAAAGACCGTACGCGTGTGATATGTGCAACAAAAAATATAGACATAAAAGCCACTTaacttttcataaaaaaagtcaCTTCGAATCTGATCCTGTGGACAAAAAGTACGGTTGCGATGTTTGTGGGAAACGATTTGCACTACAGGGCAATTTATTCAAACATAAGGAAATGCATGATGAAAAGGAAAAGGAGGAAAAAGGAAAGCAGGATGACCCAAAACCATACGAGTGTGATATATGTCACAAACGATTTGCATTAAAAGGTGTCTTGaaaaatcatagagaaataCATACTAATGAAACACCCTTCGAATGTGAAACATGTCATAAGAAATTCCGGGTAAAGAAGTATTTAGAAGTGCACGTAAAGGTGCATGAAAACACGAAGCAACACGCCTGTGAAATTTGTGGTCAACAATTTACTCACCGGTCGAGTTTTAAACGCCATATTAAAATACACACGGGTGAGAAACGCTTTTCCTGTGAAATATGTCACAAGCGATTCGGACGCACAACAATTTTGCGAGACCACATGCTTATACATAGCGGACTTAAGCTACACTCTTGTAAAGTGTGCAATAAGCAATTTAGACAAAAGAATGCTTTAGACGTTCATGTGCGTCGACTGCACACTGACGAACGACCATATCCTTGCGATATATGTAAAAAAGGATTTGCTGAACTATCCGCCTTAAAATTCCATTATAGAACGCATACTGGAGAGAAACCGTACGTTTGTGAAAtttgtaaaatgaaatttattcgaCCTGAAGGTGTCAGGAAACATCTCATACGTGTTCATAAAGAGAAACCTAATAAATTTGTGGTAATTAAATAA
- the LOC133531804 gene encoding zinc finger protein OZF-like, which translates to MADGEVVSVAIYGGAPGPSAEPTSNASKRGTSPAEEADTNLDQSDSDPAPAPSRGRGKVHTCDICQKTFKNPNAKTRLMIHRRSHTGEKPYACNVCDKRFIQKSHLNTHYAHHMGKFKFSCEVCDRRFVQKNEFVIHMRIHTGAKPFSCDMCNKKYRQKSHLTVHKKTHLKFDHSQVEPGEITVCKKECTDETKDQVSLDQQIFTCDICRKQFAEESTFNAHKNNHSGDYPFTCDVCERKFNTQFALKNHKFDHTGGKPFKCEKCNKRYTSKCALKLHSKLHDEDYKYACVVCNKRFIKKDALSIHLRVHTGEKPYNCEICQMNFRYRCSLKRHLLVQHNQVMDKQFCCDICGKRFALQGTLAKHMDRHAEKEMEDKALREGRKEYMCEICSKRFSTKGILRNHSITHSDEKPFECETCHKKFRKKRNLQDHMMVHEDFKQHACEVCGQQFRHKSALTVHVRRVHSTIKPHACDVCKKAFPVLAALKEHYRVHTGERPYACEICYKKFQRHSGVKKHLISVHHEKPTRFIKLKNMNSYNYN; encoded by the exons ATGGCCGATGGTGAGGTTGTATCAG TGGCCATATACGGCGGAGCACCAGGGCCTTCAGCGGAACCCACGTCTAATGCGTCAAAGCGCGGCACTTCTCCGGCGGAGGAGGCAGACACCAACCTCGACCAATCTGATTCCGATCCAGCACCGGCTCCCAGCCGCGGCCGCGGTAAAGTACACACCTGCGACATATGCCAAAAAACATTCAAGAACCCCAATGCAAAAACCAGACTCATGATCCATCGCCGCTCCCACACTGGGGAGAAGCCTTACGCGTGCAATGTATGCGATAAAAGATTCATACAAAAAAGCCACTTAAATACACATTACGCACACCACATGGGAAAGTTCAAATTCTCCTGCGAAGTATGCGACAGGcgatttgtacaaaaaaatgaATTCGTTATACATATGCGGATACACACAGGTGCAAAACCGTTTTCGTGTGATATGTGCAACAAAAAATATAGACAAAAAAGTCACTTAACTGTTCATAAAAAGACACATTTGAAGTTTGATCATAGTCAGGTAGAACCAGGAGAAATAACAGTATGCAAAAAAGAGTGTACAGATGAAACTAAAGATCAAGTATCCTTAGACCAGCAAATATTCACTTGTGATATATGCAGAAAACAATTTGCAGAAGAAAGCACTTTTAACGctcataaaaataatcattccgGTGATTACCCATTCACTTGTGATGTTTGTGAAAGGAAATTTAACACGCAGTTTGCGttgaaaaatcataaatttGATCACACTGGAGGAAAACCTTTCAAGTGTGAAAAATGCAATAAAAGGTATACATCAAAATGTGCTTTAAAACTCCATTCGAAACTTCATGATGAGGATTATAAGTACGCGTGTGTCGTATGTAATAAACGATTCATAAAGAAAGACGCTTTGAGTATACACCTGCGCGTACACACGGGAGAAAAGCCTTATAACTGTGAGATATGTCAAATGAACTTTCGCTATAGATGTAGTTTAAAGAGACATCTATTAGTCCAACACAACCAAGTTATGGACAAACAGTTCTGTTGCGACATTTGTGGGAAGCGTTTTGCGCTACAGGGAACTTTAGCTAAACATATGGATAGACATGCCGAGAAAGAAATGGAAGATAAAGCGTTAAGGGAAGGGAGAAAGGAGTATATGTGTGAAATATGTAGCAAACGATTTTCAACTAAAGGTATCTTAAGAAATCACAGTATAACACACTCTGATGAAAAACCTTTTGAGTGTGAAACTTGTCATAAGAAATTCCGGAAGAAGCGAAATTTGCAGGACCACATGATGGTACACGAAGACTTTAAACAACACGCGTGCGAAGTGTGCGGCCAGCAATTTAGGCATAAATCTGCTTTGACAGTTCATGTTCGAAGAGTTCACTCAACTATCAAGCCACATGCTTGCGATGTTTGTAAAAAGGCTTTTCCAGTTCTTGCTGCATTGAAAGAACACTATCGTGTTCACACTGGGGAGAGACCATATGCTTGCGAAATATGCTACAAGAAATTTCAGCGCCATAGTGGAGTTAAGAAACATCTTATAAGCGTTCACCATGAGAAACCTACgagatttattaaattaaaaaacatgaatagttataattataactaa
- the LOC133531803 gene encoding gastrula zinc finger protein XlCGF57.1-like isoform X2, translating into MGNDECGICEVCVGRLRDASDFKHQVQRSQAKLQARLKGVITASNKLKIKLEKASGVETIVGDIKVEKSEVEMADGEIVSVSVAIQEIPQAPSAEPVVKTNPSSAPNPSFVNLDSAESDPASTQPKEHTCDICQKTFDNPNAKSKLVIHRRSHTGEKPYACNVCDKRFIQKSHLNTHYALHMGKFKFSCEVCNARFLHKNQWIVHMRIHTGERPYACDMCNKKYRHKSHLTFHKKSHFESDPVDKKYGCDVCGKRFALQGNLFKHKEMHDEKEKEEKGKQDDPKPYECDICHKRFALKGVLKNHREIHTNETPFECETCHKKFRVKKYLEVHVKVHENTKQHACEICGQQFTHRSSFKRHIKIHTGEKRFSCEICHKRFGRTTILRDHMLIHSGLKLHSCKVCNKQFRQKNALDVHVRRLHTDERPYPCDICKKGFAELSALKFHYRTHTGEKPYVCEICKMKFIRPEGVRKHLIRVHKEKPNKFVVIK; encoded by the exons ATGGGAAATGACGAGTGTGGTATCTGCGAGGTGTGCGTGGGACGGCTGCGGGACGCGAGCGACTTCAAGCACCAAGTGCAGCGCAGCCAGGCCAAGCTGCAAGCGCGGCTTAAGGGAGTGATCACTGCTA GTAACAAGTTAAAAATCAAGTTGGAAAAAGCTTCTGGAGTAGAAACAATTGTAG GTGATATCAAGGTAGAGAAGTCTGAGGTCGAGATGGCAGATGGCGAGATCGTGTCAG TTTCAGTGGCCATACAAGAGATACCGCAAGCGCCTTCAGCGGAACCAGTTGTTAAGACCAATCCTAGTTCTGCACCTAATCCGTCCTTCGTCAACCTCGACAGTGCCGAGTCGGATCCGGCTTCTACTCAACCTAAAGAACACACATGCGACATATGTCAAAAAACGTTCGACAACCCCAACGCCAAGTCCAAACTCGTAATCCATCGCCGCTCCCACACAGGGGAGAAGCCCTACGCTTGCAACGTATGCGACAAAAGATTCATACAAAAAAGCCACTTAAATACTCATTACGCACTTCACATGGGAAAGTTCAAATTCTCCTGCGAAGTATGTAACGCGCGATTTCTACATAAAAACCAATGGATCGTACATATGCGGATACATACTGGTGAAAGACCGTACGCGTGTGATATGTGCAACAAAAAATATAGACATAAAAGCCACTTaacttttcataaaaaaagtcaCTTCGAATCTGATCCTGTGGACAAAAAGTACGGTTGCGATGTTTGTGGGAAACGATTTGCACTACAGGGCAATTTATTCAAACATAAGGAAATGCATGATGAAAAGGAAAAGGAGGAAAAAGGAAAGCAGGATGACCCAAAACCATACGAGTGTGATATATGTCACAAACGATTTGCATTAAAAGGTGTCTTGaaaaatcatagagaaataCATACTAATGAAACACCCTTCGAATGTGAAACATGTCATAAGAAATTCCGGGTAAAGAAGTATTTAGAAGTGCACGTAAAGGTGCATGAAAACACGAAGCAACACGCCTGTGAAATTTGTGGTCAACAATTTACTCACCGGTCGAGTTTTAAACGCCATATTAAAATACACACGGGTGAGAAACGCTTTTCCTGTGAAATATGTCACAAGCGATTCGGACGCACAACAATTTTGCGAGACCACATGCTTATACATAGCGGACTTAAGCTACACTCTTGTAAAGTGTGCAATAAGCAATTTAGACAAAAGAATGCTTTAGACGTTCATGTGCGTCGACTGCACACTGACGAACGACCATATCCTTGCGATATATGTAAAAAAGGATTTGCTGAACTATCCGCCTTAAAATTCCATTATAGAACGCATACTGGAGAGAAACCGTACGTTTGTGAAAtttgtaaaatgaaatttattcgaCCTGAAGGTGTCAGGAAACATCTCATACGTGTTCATAAAGAGAAACCTAATAAATTTGTGGTAATTAAATAA